The following are encoded in a window of Streptomyces sp. SAT1 genomic DNA:
- a CDS encoding TetR/AcrR family transcriptional regulator has product MGKREEVRRRTFAEILDTAGRMAEAEGWQAVTIRRIAAEIGYSAPVIYQHFPSKEAVLRTLLERANADLLERMQTAVADGPASQGPYSAAAAYLEFARSQPGPYQLVSGGAGTGIDASTRRAAAAEVLAFTRRIVRAWAAETRAGPVDLDDA; this is encoded by the coding sequence ATGGGCAAGCGGGAAGAGGTCCGTCGGCGGACGTTCGCCGAGATCCTGGACACCGCCGGCCGCATGGCGGAGGCCGAGGGCTGGCAGGCGGTGACGATCCGACGGATTGCCGCCGAAATCGGCTATAGCGCGCCGGTGATCTACCAGCACTTCCCGAGCAAGGAGGCCGTGCTGCGAACCCTGCTGGAGCGGGCCAACGCCGACCTGCTGGAGCGGATGCAGACCGCGGTGGCAGACGGGCCGGCGTCGCAGGGTCCGTATTCGGCGGCAGCCGCGTATCTGGAGTTCGCTCGCTCGCAGCCTGGTCCGTATCAGCTCGTGTCGGGCGGGGCCGGCACAGGCATCGACGCTTCCACCCGCCGCGCGGCGGCTGCCGAAGTGCTCGCCTTCACCAGGCGCATCGTCCGCGCGTGGGCGGCCGAGACCAGAGCCGGGCCGGTCGACCTCGATGACGCCT